A window of Burkholderia ubonensis contains these coding sequences:
- a CDS encoding IS1182 family transposase, protein MGRFVEGADRNQAVLLPECLDDFIAEDNPVRIIDAFVEELELVSLGFEGATPAATGRPSYHPTVLLKIYIYGYLNRVQSSRRLERECQRNVELMWLTGRLAPDFKTIAEFRRSNGEGIRNVCRRFVMLCRDLKLFTQAVVAIDSSKFKAVNSRDRNFTPNKIEKRLEQIEQSIQRYLDALETADRTQPVEVEAKTERLQEKIDMLREQMRDLNRAAEILKGLPEKQVSLTDPDSRSMISQAKGTGVVGYNVQVAVDTRHHLIVTHEVTNVGSDRAQLSPMAKAARDAMGKKKMKALADRGYFSAPEIKACDDAGIAALVPKSQTSSAKADGRFDRADFVYIVEDDQYQCPAGQRAIYRYSSVEGGNLMTLRTYWSSACPRCPIKSQCTPADYRRIRRWEHEAVLEAMQQRLDHQLNAMTIRRRTVEHVFGTLKHWMGATHFQTRGLGCVAAEMSLHVLAYNLKRVIRILGFSKAMQAMRLAGV, encoded by the coding sequence ATGGGGCGATTTGTCGAAGGTGCAGACCGTAATCAGGCCGTGCTGCTGCCGGAATGCCTCGATGACTTCATCGCCGAGGACAATCCGGTCAGGATTATCGACGCATTCGTCGAAGAGCTCGAACTGGTTTCCCTGGGATTTGAAGGGGCCACGCCTGCGGCCACAGGCCGGCCGTCTTACCACCCGACTGTGCTGCTCAAGATCTACATCTACGGCTATCTCAATCGTGTGCAGTCGAGCCGTCGCCTGGAGCGAGAGTGCCAGCGCAATGTCGAACTGATGTGGTTGACTGGCCGGCTTGCGCCGGACTTCAAGACCATTGCCGAGTTCAGGCGAAGCAATGGAGAAGGCATTCGCAACGTATGCCGACGCTTCGTGATGTTGTGCCGTGACCTGAAGCTGTTCACGCAAGCGGTCGTGGCGATCGACAGCAGCAAGTTCAAAGCGGTCAACAGCCGCGACCGGAACTTCACGCCCAACAAGATTGAGAAGCGCCTCGAGCAGATCGAGCAAAGCATTCAGCGGTACCTGGATGCATTGGAGACGGCTGATCGCACTCAACCGGTCGAGGTAGAGGCGAAGACCGAGCGACTACAGGAGAAGATCGACATGCTGCGCGAACAGATGCGAGATCTGAATCGTGCAGCAGAAATCCTGAAAGGCCTCCCCGAAAAGCAGGTCTCGCTAACCGATCCCGACTCACGCTCGATGATCTCGCAGGCCAAAGGCACGGGCGTGGTTGGCTACAACGTTCAGGTAGCCGTCGACACCCGGCATCACCTCATCGTGACGCACGAAGTGACGAACGTCGGCAGCGATCGGGCGCAGTTGAGCCCGATGGCCAAGGCCGCGCGCGATGCCATGGGCAAGAAGAAGATGAAGGCACTGGCAGACCGTGGATACTTCAGTGCACCCGAAATCAAGGCGTGCGATGACGCTGGCATTGCTGCATTGGTGCCCAAATCGCAGACATCCAGCGCCAAGGCCGACGGGCGGTTCGACCGGGCTGACTTCGTCTATATCGTCGAGGATGATCAGTATCAGTGCCCGGCCGGTCAACGGGCGATTTACCGATACAGTTCAGTTGAGGGCGGCAACCTGATGACCCTGCGTACCTACTGGAGCAGTGCGTGTCCGCGATGCCCGATCAAGAGCCAGTGTACGCCGGCTGATTACCGACGAATCCGGCGGTGGGAGCACGAAGCGGTGCTTGAGGCGATGCAGCAAAGGCTGGATCACCAGCTCAACGCCATGACGATACGACGCCGTACAGTCGAACATGTGTTCGGCACGCTCAAGCACTGGATGGGCGCGACTCACTTCCAGACACGCGGGCTTGGATGCGTCGCGGCAGAAATGAGCTTGCATGTGCTGGCATACAACCTCAAGCGCGTCATCAGGATTCTGGGGTTCTCCAAGGCGATGCAAGCGATGAGGTTGGCAGGCGTATGA
- a CDS encoding LysR family transcriptional regulator, translating into MAGFDERMLNGMGVLAAIVDTGSFAGAGEILDMSQSGVSRAIARLEGRLGVRLLERTTRSVTLTDEGRRFYEQVMPLLGALEEATTHATQGATAVRGRLRVNVDPFFSRFVLGPQLGSFIEEYPELRVELVTRDQLGDMIADGFELAVRFGHPQPSTLVARKLLETRILTVAAPSYLKRHGRPLQPAGLERDTHACIRYRDPATGHPFDWEFHRGRKKLVVDVAGRLTVNDVGTMHSVCLAGHAIAQVMELGVEAPLADGRLVDLFSDWPDDRFPLYALYPSRRYVPAKVRAFLDFIVSLAAPAAHAPARKAR; encoded by the coding sequence ATGGCCGGCTTTGACGAACGTATGCTGAACGGCATGGGCGTGTTGGCCGCGATCGTCGATACCGGCAGCTTTGCTGGCGCGGGCGAAATACTCGACATGTCGCAGTCGGGCGTGAGCCGGGCGATCGCGCGGCTGGAAGGCCGGCTCGGCGTGCGCCTGCTGGAGCGCACGACGCGCTCCGTCACGCTCACCGACGAAGGCCGCCGTTTCTACGAGCAGGTGATGCCGCTGCTGGGGGCGCTCGAAGAAGCGACGACCCATGCGACGCAGGGCGCGACGGCGGTGCGCGGCCGCCTGCGCGTGAACGTCGATCCGTTTTTCTCGCGGTTCGTGCTCGGTCCGCAGTTGGGTTCGTTCATCGAGGAATATCCGGAGCTCAGGGTCGAACTGGTGACGCGCGATCAGCTTGGCGACATGATCGCGGACGGCTTCGAGCTGGCGGTGCGTTTCGGGCATCCGCAGCCGTCGACGCTCGTCGCGCGCAAGCTGCTGGAGACGCGCATTCTCACGGTCGCCGCGCCGTCGTATCTGAAGCGGCATGGGCGGCCACTGCAACCCGCCGGTCTGGAGCGCGACACGCATGCGTGCATCCGCTATCGCGATCCGGCCACCGGGCATCCGTTCGACTGGGAGTTTCATCGCGGGCGCAAGAAGCTCGTCGTCGATGTCGCGGGCCGGTTGACGGTGAACGACGTCGGGACGATGCACAGCGTCTGTCTCGCCGGCCACGCGATCGCGCAGGTGATGGAACTGGGCGTCGAAGCGCCACTCGCGGACGGCCGGCTCGTCGACCTGTTTTCCGACTGGCCCGATGACCGTTTCCCGCTGTATGCGCTGTATCCGTCGCGGCGCTACGTGCCGGCGAAGGTGCGTGCTTTTCTCGACTTCATCGTCTCGCTTGCGGCGCCGGCCGCTCATGCGCCGGCCCGCAAGGCTCGTTGA
- a CDS encoding NmrA family NAD(P)-binding protein: protein MFAITGITGQVGGVVARVLLAAERDVRAVVRDPAKGAQWAQQGCDVAIAQMDDAAALSRAFAGTEGVFVLLPPNFDPSPGYPESRAAISALRDALLAARPARVVCLSTIGAQATEDNLLQQLGAMEREFAALPMPVAFLRAAWFIENAAWDIAPARDTGTIPSFLTPLDRPVPMVATADVGRVAADLLRDTWTGSRIVEFEGPRRVSPNDIAATLSHLLGKDVRAQAVPRETWEDLFRSRCAVRRSGMPARNGRRRRAGEPAGTFRFDHPQRGARVSRAAADRNGRRLAARLSDQHARAVHLTLRFA, encoded by the coding sequence ATGTTTGCGATCACGGGAATTACAGGGCAGGTGGGCGGAGTCGTCGCGCGGGTGCTGCTTGCGGCGGAGCGGGACGTTCGGGCGGTGGTCCGCGATCCGGCGAAGGGCGCGCAGTGGGCGCAGCAGGGCTGCGACGTCGCGATTGCGCAGATGGACGACGCCGCCGCGCTGTCGCGCGCGTTCGCCGGTACGGAGGGCGTGTTCGTGCTGCTGCCGCCGAACTTCGATCCGTCGCCCGGCTATCCGGAGTCGCGCGCCGCGATTTCCGCGTTGCGCGATGCGCTGCTCGCGGCGCGGCCGGCGCGGGTCGTCTGTCTGTCGACGATCGGCGCGCAGGCCACGGAGGACAATCTGCTGCAGCAACTCGGCGCCATGGAGCGCGAGTTCGCCGCGCTGCCGATGCCGGTCGCATTCCTGCGCGCGGCCTGGTTCATCGAGAACGCGGCGTGGGACATCGCGCCCGCACGCGACACCGGCACGATCCCGTCGTTCCTGACGCCGCTCGACCGGCCGGTGCCGATGGTCGCGACCGCGGACGTCGGCCGCGTCGCCGCCGACCTGCTGCGCGATACCTGGACCGGCAGCCGCATCGTCGAGTTCGAAGGGCCGCGCCGCGTGTCGCCGAACGACATCGCCGCGACCCTGTCGCACCTGCTCGGCAAGGACGTGCGCGCGCAGGCGGTGCCGCGCGAGACCTGGGAAGACCTGTTCAGGTCGCGCTGCGCTGTCCGGCGATCTGGCATGCCTGCGCGAAATGGCCGACGTCGCCGCGCAGGCGAACCGGCTGGGACGTTTCGATTCGATCATCCACAACGCGGCGCTCGGGTATCGCGAGCCGCGGCGGATCGAAACGGTCGACGGCTTGCCGCACGTCTTAGCGATCAACACGCTCGCGCCGTACATCTAACCCTACGATTCGCATAA
- a CDS encoding short-chain dehydrogenase yields MIDKPRRLIYLSSGLHRSGDASLDDLEWRTRRWDGTAAYSDSKLHDVLLAFAIARRWPDVLSNALEPGWVATKKGGPGAPDDLDAAPRTQVSLAASDDPAARVSGQYFYHLMPRPTHPDAHDPEVQDRLIDECRRLSGVVLPD; encoded by the coding sequence TTGATAGATAAACCGCGGCGGCTGATCTATCTGAGTTCGGGTCTGCATCGCAGCGGCGACGCGAGCCTCGACGATCTCGAATGGCGCACACGCCGATGGGACGGCACGGCCGCGTATTCGGACTCGAAGCTGCATGACGTGCTGCTCGCGTTCGCGATTGCGCGGCGCTGGCCGGACGTGCTGTCGAATGCGCTCGAACCGGGCTGGGTCGCGACGAAGAAGGGCGGCCCCGGCGCGCCCGACGATCTCGATGCGGCGCCGCGCACCCAGGTCTCGCTCGCGGCCAGCGACGATCCCGCGGCGCGCGTCAGCGGGCAGTACTTCTATCATCTGATGCCGCGGCCGACGCATCCGGACGCGCACGATCCCGAAGTGCAGGACCGGCTGATCGACGAATGCCGCCGGCTGTCGGGCGTCGTGCTGCCGGACTAG
- a CDS encoding NUDIX hydrolase produces MVMDLALITYPPRMTLPDPSDFPVRAVPLAPLTKERATIVCHRNGRVLLVARRQALRWTLPGGMIRRGESALEAAHRELQEETGLVGLDLAYFFYVDGSAKRHHVFVAKLPPGKHARAGREIALCRWVRLDAVSHWPTSAPTQRIARQLATLCEQHVGACVALSALRGSR; encoded by the coding sequence ATGGTCATGGACCTCGCCCTCATCACCTACCCGCCTCGCATGACGCTCCCCGACCCGTCCGATTTTCCGGTGCGCGCGGTGCCGCTCGCACCGTTGACGAAGGAGCGCGCGACGATCGTCTGCCATCGCAACGGCCGCGTCCTGCTGGTCGCGCGCCGGCAAGCGCTGCGCTGGACGTTGCCGGGCGGCATGATCCGGCGCGGCGAGTCGGCGCTCGAGGCCGCGCATCGCGAACTGCAGGAGGAGACGGGCCTCGTCGGTCTCGACCTCGCGTATTTCTTCTACGTGGACGGCAGCGCGAAACGTCACCACGTATTCGTCGCGAAGCTGCCGCCGGGCAAGCACGCGCGCGCGGGTCGCGAGATCGCGCTGTGCCGCTGGGTTCGCCTCGACGCGGTGTCGCACTGGCCGACCAGCGCACCCACGCAACGCATCGCACGTCAGCTCGCGACGCTCTGCGAGCAGCATGTCGGCGCCTGCGTCGCGCTCAGCGCCCTTCGCGGGTCGCGCTGA
- a CDS encoding DUF1641 domain-containing protein, with protein MSDRPFSDTTPATPEPGAHNALESLLGSLHRHGFLNFANEVVSANAQMAQRLVDAFDKPGMQSGVQNLMTLLMALSRIPPEQFGKVAFAAADALHHVGAWKSAEHEHVAPGVRGAYRLLHDEALWDALTPLLEGLKVFAQGLEREPPDPASAAAGVSATREGR; from the coding sequence ATGTCCGATCGTCCGTTCTCCGACACGACGCCTGCGACACCCGAACCCGGCGCGCACAACGCGCTGGAGAGCCTGCTGGGCAGCCTGCACCGGCACGGTTTTCTGAACTTCGCGAACGAAGTCGTCAGCGCGAACGCGCAGATGGCGCAGCGGCTCGTCGACGCGTTCGACAAGCCCGGCATGCAATCCGGCGTACAGAACCTGATGACGCTGCTGATGGCGCTGTCGCGGATTCCGCCCGAGCAGTTCGGCAAGGTCGCCTTCGCGGCTGCCGACGCGCTGCATCACGTCGGCGCGTGGAAATCGGCCGAGCACGAGCACGTCGCGCCGGGCGTGCGCGGCGCGTATCGGCTGCTGCACGACGAGGCGCTGTGGGATGCGCTGACGCCGCTGCTCGAAGGGTTGAAGGTGTTCGCGCAGGGGCTCGAGCGCGAGCCGCCTGATCCGGCTTCGGCCGCGGCGGGCGTCAGCGCGACCCGCGAAGGGCGCTGA
- a CDS encoding BON domain-containing protein — MTSRTRSTHPLLNLVAAVACGAAAMYFLDPASGRRRRAYVRDKAAAGRDGVADYASAQARRAADHARGAIAGLHADWFAGEADDVQIAERVRAALGHLVAHPRDVDVSVEHGHVRLSGQVEETERHALVDGIAGLRGVQTVEDAMGARSEYKAPPAGPMH; from the coding sequence ATGACCTCCAGAACACGTTCCACTCATCCATTGTTGAATCTGGTCGCGGCCGTCGCATGCGGCGCGGCGGCGATGTACTTTCTCGATCCGGCGTCGGGCCGGCGGCGGCGCGCGTACGTGCGCGACAAGGCCGCTGCGGGCCGGGACGGCGTCGCCGACTATGCGAGCGCTCAGGCGCGGCGCGCGGCCGATCATGCGCGTGGCGCGATCGCCGGGCTGCATGCCGACTGGTTCGCCGGCGAAGCCGACGACGTGCAGATCGCCGAGCGCGTACGCGCCGCATTGGGCCATCTGGTCGCACATCCGCGCGACGTCGACGTGAGCGTCGAGCACGGGCACGTGCGCCTGAGCGGGCAGGTCGAGGAAACCGAGCGGCATGCGCTGGTCGACGGCATCGCCGGGCTGCGCGGCGTGCAGACCGTCGAGGACGCGATGGGCGCGCGCAGCGAATACAAGGCGCCGCCCGCCGGCCCCATGCACTGA
- a CDS encoding FRG domain-containing protein — MGRDAGKAGPTIDSIASYITALGAARDGTPSRLFRGQCNAGWPLVPSIARQCASPDLEARMLDEFTRRALPHLDPAPNLDACDWLALAQQHGMRTRLLDWSGNALAALWFAVRTANGTGGDGAVWCLSHDADDIATAAERRAPLAVTRTTVFRPRHVMPRITAQDGWFTIHRYDADARCCTPLDEDRALAGRLTRIVVPGECFAAIRRELAGVGVSIGTIFPDLDGIAQLTDIRFFPADEDTHAPR; from the coding sequence ATGGGGCGTGATGCGGGCAAGGCGGGGCCGACGATCGACAGCATCGCGAGCTACATCACCGCGCTCGGCGCGGCGCGGGACGGGACGCCGTCGCGGCTGTTTCGCGGGCAATGCAACGCCGGCTGGCCGCTCGTGCCGAGCATCGCGCGCCAGTGCGCGTCGCCCGACCTCGAGGCGCGGATGCTCGACGAGTTCACGCGGCGCGCGCTGCCGCATCTCGATCCTGCGCCGAACCTCGACGCCTGCGACTGGCTCGCGCTCGCGCAGCAGCACGGGATGCGCACGCGACTGCTCGACTGGTCGGGCAACGCGCTGGCCGCGCTGTGGTTCGCGGTCAGGACCGCCAACGGCACGGGCGGCGACGGCGCGGTGTGGTGCCTGTCGCACGACGCCGACGACATCGCGACGGCCGCCGAGCGGCGCGCGCCGCTGGCGGTGACGCGCACCACGGTATTCCGGCCGCGTCACGTGATGCCGCGCATCACCGCGCAGGACGGCTGGTTCACGATCCATCGCTACGACGCCGACGCGCGGTGCTGCACGCCGCTCGACGAAGATCGGGCGCTTGCCGGGCGCCTCACGCGGATCGTCGTGCCCGGCGAATGCTTCGCCGCGATCCGGCGCGAGCTGGCGGGCGTGGGCGTGAGCATCGGGACGATCTTTCCGGACCTCGACGGCATCGCGCAACTAACGGACATTCGCTTCTTTCCCGCCGATGAGGATACGCATGCGCCGCGGTGA
- the cydB gene encoding cytochrome d ubiquinol oxidase subunit II translates to MTGLDLVPLWAGVLALSVLMYVVLDGFDLGVGMLFFWRTDEAERDVMIASVSPVWDFNETWLVLGGTLLLAAFPGAFSVVVPGVYFPVLLMLLGLLFRGVAFEFRGVTGARKRLWRGAFAYGSLVATAAQGAVLGMFVQGFKVVDGRFAGTSWDWVAPFPLLTAAGLVAGYLLLGSTWLVMKGEGPLRAAAQRSARHALVGVIVFIVVVSVWTPLADRGIAARWFAWPNLLVFSPVPVLTAWLAWLAARALRRGRDVLPFVASIGLFFLGFSGLTISLWPHVAPPSVTLWSAASAQVSQEFLMIGTAFMLPVLLLYVCWSYWVFRGKVRGDVGYEHM, encoded by the coding sequence ATGACAGGGCTTGACCTCGTACCGTTGTGGGCCGGCGTGCTCGCGTTGTCGGTGCTGATGTACGTGGTGCTGGACGGCTTCGATCTCGGCGTCGGGATGCTGTTCTTCTGGCGCACCGACGAAGCCGAGCGCGACGTGATGATCGCGTCGGTGTCGCCGGTGTGGGACTTCAACGAGACGTGGCTGGTGCTCGGCGGCACGCTGCTGCTCGCGGCGTTCCCCGGCGCGTTTTCGGTGGTCGTGCCGGGCGTCTACTTTCCGGTGCTGCTGATGCTGCTCGGGCTGCTGTTTCGCGGTGTCGCGTTCGAGTTTCGCGGCGTGACGGGCGCGCGCAAGCGGCTCTGGCGCGGCGCGTTCGCGTACGGCTCGCTGGTGGCGACCGCCGCGCAGGGCGCGGTGCTCGGGATGTTCGTGCAGGGCTTCAAGGTCGTCGACGGGCGCTTCGCCGGCACCAGCTGGGACTGGGTCGCGCCGTTCCCGCTGCTCACCGCGGCCGGCCTCGTGGCCGGTTATCTGCTGCTCGGCTCCACGTGGCTCGTGATGAAGGGCGAAGGGCCGTTGCGGGCGGCCGCGCAGCGCAGCGCGCGCCATGCGCTCGTCGGCGTGATCGTGTTCATCGTCGTGGTCAGCGTCTGGACGCCGCTCGCCGATCGCGGCATCGCCGCGCGCTGGTTCGCGTGGCCGAACCTGCTGGTGTTCTCGCCGGTGCCGGTGCTGACCGCGTGGCTTGCGTGGCTCGCCGCGCGCGCGTTGCGGCGCGGCCGCGACGTGCTGCCGTTCGTCGCGTCGATCGGGCTGTTCTTTCTCGGCTTCTCGGGGCTGACCATCAGCCTGTGGCCGCACGTCGCGCCGCCGTCGGTGACGTTGTGGTCGGCCGCGTCGGCGCAGGTGTCGCAGGAATTTCTGATGATCGGCACCGCGTTCATGCTGCCCGTGCTGCTGCTGTACGTGTGCTGGTCGTACTGGGTGTTTCGCGGCAAGGTGCGCGGCGACGTCGGCTATGAGCACATGTGA
- a CDS encoding cytochrome ubiquinol oxidase subunit I, with the protein MEIDALLLSRFQFAWVIALHILLPAFTVGLSCFIATLEVLRWATGRDVYARLSTFWLRIFAVSFGMGVVSGIVMPFQFGTNWSRFVAATSNVVGGFMAYEVLTAFFLESAFLGVLLFGRSRVPQWAHALSAVMVALGTLLSSFWILAVNSWMQTPTGYRLVDGRFYPDSLLSVLLSPSFPYRLAHTVTAFLVTTAFVVLGVGAHYLLQRRAPDESRVMVKMALLFLAIMVPVQIVLGDAHGLNTLEHQPTKLAAMEGLWDTGRGVPATLFALPDEASETNRFEVSIPKLGSLYLTHDWNGLVHGLKDWPRDRRPPVAVVFFAFHLMVGLGVVMLAIIVRGLTLLRGGRLYERRGWLGACRAAIPIGFVALLAGWITTEVGRQPWTVYGLMRTADSVTPSLTTADVALSLALYVVSYIVIFGSGFVLLRRLVRIGPSAPVRAHAAAPEDDASARAARPLSAVSGSGAAQQEANHDRA; encoded by the coding sequence ATGGAAATCGATGCATTGCTGTTGTCGCGCTTCCAGTTCGCCTGGGTGATCGCGCTGCATATCCTGTTGCCCGCGTTCACCGTCGGGCTGTCGTGCTTCATCGCGACGCTCGAGGTGCTGCGCTGGGCCACCGGGCGCGACGTCTATGCGCGGCTGTCGACGTTCTGGCTGCGGATCTTCGCGGTGTCGTTCGGAATGGGCGTCGTGTCCGGCATCGTGATGCCGTTCCAGTTCGGCACGAACTGGAGCCGGTTCGTCGCGGCGACGTCGAACGTCGTCGGCGGCTTCATGGCGTACGAGGTGCTGACCGCGTTCTTTCTCGAATCGGCGTTTCTCGGCGTGCTGCTGTTCGGCCGCTCGCGCGTGCCGCAGTGGGCGCATGCGCTGTCCGCGGTGATGGTCGCGCTCGGCACGTTGCTGTCGTCGTTCTGGATTCTCGCCGTGAACAGCTGGATGCAGACGCCGACCGGCTACCGGCTCGTCGACGGCCGCTTTTATCCGGACAGCCTGTTGTCGGTGCTGCTGAGCCCGTCGTTTCCGTATCGTCTCGCGCATACCGTCACCGCGTTCCTCGTGACGACCGCGTTCGTCGTGCTCGGCGTCGGCGCGCATTACCTGCTGCAGCGGCGCGCGCCCGACGAAAGCCGCGTGATGGTGAAGATGGCGCTGCTGTTTCTCGCGATCATGGTGCCGGTGCAGATCGTGCTCGGCGACGCGCACGGCTTGAACACGCTCGAGCATCAGCCGACCAAGCTCGCGGCGATGGAAGGGCTGTGGGACACCGGCCGCGGCGTGCCCGCGACGCTGTTCGCGCTGCCGGACGAAGCGAGCGAAACCAATCGCTTCGAGGTGTCGATTCCGAAGCTCGGCAGCCTGTACCTGACGCACGACTGGAACGGCCTCGTGCACGGGCTCAAGGACTGGCCGCGCGATCGTCGCCCGCCGGTGGCGGTCGTGTTCTTCGCGTTCCATCTGATGGTCGGGCTCGGCGTCGTGATGCTTGCCATCATCGTGCGCGGGCTCACGCTGCTGCGCGGCGGCCGGCTGTACGAGCGGCGCGGCTGGCTGGGCGCATGCCGGGCGGCGATCCCGATCGGCTTCGTCGCGCTGCTCGCCGGCTGGATCACGACCGAGGTCGGCCGGCAGCCGTGGACGGTCTACGGGCTGATGCGCACCGCCGATTCGGTCACGCCGTCGCTGACGACCGCTGACGTCGCGCTGTCGCTCGCGCTCTACGTGGTCAGCTACATCGTGATTTTCGGCTCGGGCTTCGTGCTGCTGCGCAGGCTCGTGCGCATCGGGCCGAGCGCGCCGGTCCGCGCGCATGCGGCGGCGCCCGAAGACGATGCGTCCGCGCGCGCCGCGCGCCCGCTGTCGGCCGTGTCGGGCAGCGGCGCCGCGCAACAGGAGGCGAACCATGACAGGGCTTGA
- a CDS encoding DUF305 domain-containing protein: MHAAILRSTRPIWQRAACALLAVSAVASPAWGQLRPPASATTPDSSTAAYKRADRKMMDAMEGAPYTGDADRDFVSHMAPHHQGAIDMAQVELKYGKDPTLRKLASRIIAAQRDEIALMERWQKEHGATR, encoded by the coding sequence ATGCATGCAGCCATTCTCCGCAGCACCCGCCCGATCTGGCAGCGCGCCGCCTGCGCGCTGCTGGCCGTGTCCGCCGTCGCGTCGCCGGCATGGGGCCAGTTGCGTCCGCCCGCTTCGGCGACGACGCCCGATTCGTCGACGGCCGCCTACAAGCGCGCCGACCGCAAGATGATGGACGCGATGGAAGGCGCGCCCTACACCGGCGACGCCGATCGCGATTTCGTGTCGCACATGGCCCCGCACCACCAGGGCGCGATCGACATGGCGCAGGTCGAGCTGAAATACGGCAAGGACCCGACGCTGCGCAAGCTCGCGAGCCGGATCATCGCCGCGCAGCGCGACGAGATCGCGCTGATGGAACGCTGGCAGAAGGAACACGGCGCGACGCGCTGA
- a CDS encoding GMC family oxidoreductase, with product MSTDARGAADAPRGRDGRAPDPLRVGGWSPMRMFRDDEPVDFVIVGTGAGGGTLACRLAEHGYSVVALDAGAWWRPLEEFASDESHQRKLFWTDERICDGANPLTLGTNNSGRAIGGSTVHFAMVSLRFRPEWFRSRSALGYGVDWPLDWREMWRYYREVEQALKISGPVRYPWGPARPRYPYRAHELNAAALVLARGAEAMGIDWTPTPLATLSAPRGRAHPCVYRGFCIAGCATNAKQSALVTWIPRAVAAGAEVRDLAMALRIEAAGDRVTGVHYQRDGRTHFQRARNVVVAGYAIETPRLLLLSANGRHPQGLANSSGLVGRYLMAQLNQASWGTMDDEVRWYKGPPSLALTEHWNYADDGKDFFGGYCWMSQGPLPIEWARKLAARGLWGDALKREMARYNFQAGLKIVGETLPRADNRVTLADERDAFGLPVARVTYAYDDNDRRMIRHAFAQMDRSLEAAGARDIWHEDDDTCHLAGTARMGSDPATSVVDADCRSWDIPNLWICDGSVFPTVGGVNPSLTIQAIACRTADRIRTLVARGDAHARARWR from the coding sequence ATGAGCACTGACGCGCGCGGCGCCGCCGACGCACCGCGCGGCCGCGACGGCCGCGCGCCCGACCCGTTGCGGGTGGGCGGCTGGTCGCCGATGCGGATGTTCCGCGACGACGAGCCGGTCGACTTCGTGATCGTCGGCACCGGCGCGGGCGGCGGCACGCTCGCGTGCCGGCTCGCCGAGCACGGCTACTCGGTCGTCGCGCTCGATGCGGGCGCGTGGTGGCGGCCGCTGGAGGAATTCGCGTCCGACGAGTCGCACCAGCGCAAGCTGTTCTGGACCGACGAGCGCATCTGCGACGGCGCGAACCCGCTGACGCTCGGCACCAACAACAGCGGCCGCGCGATCGGCGGCAGCACCGTGCACTTCGCGATGGTGTCGCTGCGGTTCCGGCCCGAGTGGTTCCGCTCGCGCAGCGCGCTCGGCTACGGCGTCGACTGGCCGCTCGACTGGCGCGAGATGTGGCGTTACTACCGCGAGGTCGAGCAGGCGCTGAAGATCAGCGGGCCGGTCCGCTACCCGTGGGGGCCGGCGCGGCCTCGCTATCCGTACCGTGCGCACGAGCTGAACGCGGCCGCGCTGGTGCTCGCGCGCGGCGCGGAGGCCATGGGCATCGACTGGACGCCGACGCCGCTCGCGACGCTGTCCGCGCCGCGCGGCCGCGCGCATCCGTGCGTGTATCGCGGCTTCTGCATCGCCGGCTGCGCGACCAATGCGAAACAGAGCGCGCTCGTCACGTGGATACCGCGCGCGGTCGCGGCGGGCGCCGAAGTGCGCGATCTCGCGATGGCGCTGCGGATCGAGGCCGCGGGCGATCGGGTCACCGGCGTGCATTACCAGCGCGACGGCCGTACGCACTTCCAGCGCGCGCGCAACGTGGTCGTCGCCGGCTATGCGATCGAGACGCCGCGGCTGCTGTTGCTGTCCGCGAACGGCCGTCATCCGCAGGGGCTCGCGAACAGCTCGGGCCTCGTCGGCCGCTATCTGATGGCGCAGCTGAACCAGGCGTCGTGGGGGACGATGGACGACGAGGTGCGCTGGTACAAGGGCCCGCCGTCGCTCGCGCTCACCGAACACTGGAACTACGCGGACGACGGCAAGGACTTCTTCGGCGGCTACTGCTGGATGAGCCAGGGGCCGCTGCCGATCGAATGGGCGAGAAAGCTCGCTGCGCGCGGGCTGTGGGGCGACGCGCTGAAGCGCGAGATGGCGCGTTACAACTTCCAGGCTGGATTGAAGATCGTCGGCGAGACGCTGCCGCGCGCCGACAACCGCGTGACGCTCGCCGACGAGCGCGACGCGTTCGGGCTGCCGGTCGCGCGCGTCACCTATGCATATGACGACAACGACCGCAGGATGATCCGTCACGCGTTCGCGCAGATGGACCGCTCGCTGGAAGCCGCCGGCGCGCGCGACATCTGGCACGAGGACGACGACACCTGCCATCTCGCGGGCACCGCGCGGATGGGCAGCGATCCGGCCACGAGCGTCGTCGATGCCGACTGCCGCAGCTGGGACATCCCGAACCTGTGGATCTGCGACGGCTCGGTGTTTCCGACCGTCGGCGGCGTGAACCCGTCGCTGACGATCCAGGCGATCGCGTGCCGCACCGCCGATCGCATCCGCACGCTGGTGGCGCGCGGCGACGCGCATGCGCGTGCGCGCTGGCGATGA